The uncultured Dysgonomonas sp. genome contains the following window.
TTTTATGCAGTGTTTCTTGTAATTGCAGCTATCATTAAATTCGTGATTGACCGGGTCTACTGTCGTATCCGATTTTCCGTGTGTCACTATAGTTTTCAATGGGACAGGAATTTATTTAAAGAGATGATATCTTTCACAGGTTGGAACATTCTGAAAATGGGAGCGGTAATGGGTGTGTCTCAAGGGAATAATATGCTTATAAATATTTATGGAGGTACAGTCGCAAGTGCAGCCATGGGAATTGCTAACCAAGTCAATGGAAATGTATATGGATTTATGCAAAATGTACAGACGGCATTCAATCCGCAGATTACAAAAACGATAGCATGCAATCAAACAGAGGATTATCAATCATTAATCCGGATGTGTGCAAAAATCTCTTCCTATCTCCTTTTTTTTCTTGCAGTTCCTCTTGTTCTGGAAATGGATATTATTCTGAAATTATGGTTGAAAGAAGTTCCTCTCAATACAGAAATTTTATGTGTATTCTCTATTGTGTCTGTTTACCTCGATTCGTTAATTGGTCCTCTCTCGGCTGCCGTGATGGCACATGGTGCAATTCAACGGTATCAGATTGTGACTTCTGTTTTATGGCTGATCTCTATCCCTGCAGCCTGGTTGTATCTCCAAATAGGGATGCCCTTCGAGTATATTTTGATATCAAAGATTATCGCTCAAGTCATAATATTAGGTTATTCTCTATATTTTCTTAAAAAAAATATCGTTTTTGAAGTAGCATCATTTATCAGAAATGAATGCCTTACAACCTTGGCCGTTTTAGTAAGTAGTATCTATCTCAGTTATCTTATAATAAGCAATTTTCATTATTCGGTTTGGGCTAATTTAATATTGTCTGTCATATCATCATGGGCAATTCTAATAATTATAATATTAGCGATTGGACTCACATGTAAAGAAAGAATCGCTATTAAAAATCTGCTGTTAAAAAAATTAATTGCATGGAAAAAGTTGTAAGATTTATATACGGGGGAGGCTTAGGCAATCAATTATTCCAATATGCAGCAATGCTTTATATAGAGAAGAATTTTCCAGAAGTGAAAATTATACCCGATTTTGACCAATATTGCTACGATTGTTTTCATAACGGAAT
Protein-coding sequences here:
- a CDS encoding lipopolysaccharide biosynthesis protein — encoded protein: MKSDTRRIAQNSIYLYIRMALMMGVSLYTSRVVLENLGIEDFGIFSVVGGLAILFSFFNNALTTSSQRFLTVSIGKDHVVETKKVFSTSMNCHMIISFVILILAETIGLWLLNTQLNIPEERMYAANWVYQLTLLSCLLSILNVPYTGSIIAYEKMSYFAWSSVISAMLKLGVAWLIAVTDSERLIFYAVFLVIAAIIKFVIDRVYCRIRFSVCHYSFQWDRNLFKEMISFTGWNILKMGAVMGVSQGNNMLINIYGGTVASAAMGIANQVNGNVYGFMQNVQTAFNPQITKTIACNQTEDYQSLIRMCAKISSYLLFFLAVPLVLEMDIILKLWLKEVPLNTEILCVFSIVSVYLDSLIGPLSAAVMAHGAIQRYQIVTSVLWLISIPAAWLYLQIGMPFEYILISKIIAQVIILGYSLYFLKKNIVFEVASFIRNECLTTLAVLVSSIYLSYLIISNFHYSVWANLILSVISSWAILIIIILAIGLTCKERIAIKNLLLKKLIAWKKL